A part of Hippopotamus amphibius kiboko isolate mHipAmp2 chromosome 16, mHipAmp2.hap2, whole genome shotgun sequence genomic DNA contains:
- the LOC130837935 gene encoding EP300-interacting inhibitor of differentiation 2-like, protein MSELPADSSVPPAGAANDHGDVPQAEVGGGRRAAAPAQPVEASDRATAAAREGPMAAPREGPVAAAREARVAAVARVLAEPAEGEGAEARPRPRPGNGPGLAFVPNLLLPQHFEAMRVYQQGVRRFLEHFALAPGRIPELEGRRRGFVEPWGAREAAFDAEYRRDPQRMDADMLTLSITLTASAVINPLIRELGCDKCTSRE, encoded by the coding sequence ATGTCCGAGCTGCCCGCAGACAGCAGTGTCCCGCCGGCGGGCGCGGCGAATGACCACGGCGACGTCCCGCAGGCGGAGgtaggcggcgggcggcgggcggcggccccggcgcAGCCTGTGGAGGCCAGCGACCGTGCGACGGCGGCGGCCAGGGAAGGTCCGATGGCGGCACCTCGGGAAGGTCCAGTGGCGGCGGCCAGGGAAGCCCGCGTGGCAGCGGTCGCCAGAGTGTTGGCGGAGCccgcggagggagagggtgctgaggccagaccccggcccaggcccggcaacggcccaggcctggctttcgtgccgaatctcctcctccctcagcattTTGAGGCCATGAGAGTTTACCAGCAGGGCGTGCGCCGCTTCCTGGAGCACTTCGCGCTTGCTCCTGGCCGAATTCCGGAGCTGGAAGGACGGCGCAGGGGGTTTGTGGAACCCTGGGGAGCAAGGGAGGCGGCGTTTGATGCGGAATATCGGCGGGATCCTCAGAGGATGGATGCTGATATGTTAACATTGAGTATAACTCTGACTGCGTCTGCAGTTATCAACCCTCTGATACGAGAACTTGGTTGTGATAAGTGTACCAGTAGAGAATAG